Proteins encoded within one genomic window of Brassica rapa cultivar Chiifu-401-42 chromosome A09, CAAS_Brap_v3.01, whole genome shotgun sequence:
- the LOC103837329 gene encoding uncharacterized protein LOC103837329, with protein MDCNKEEASRAKALAENMMLRGDFPKAQKLVMKAQRLFSGLDSLPQMLAVCDVHCSADQKINGLENWYGILQVKHFSDDAAIKKQYRKLALLLHPDKNKFAGAEAAFKLVGEANRLLADKEKRSQYDIKRRINSQVASRQWNANSGAAKSGGDSTVKKETFWTCCDCGYKYNYLGQYVNSKMYCSRCQRSFMAYDVGFNGVPPKPSTSQKEVQHQGPCGTPVSRNVESTCVQPGSVAAEVDKKESAKEKFNEKSGGGEKNAEVRKPKMEDGSMKNDKPKEGEEKVDNVADLPKADGLKPQPEVTEPEKVASRSVPDESVSRTSQAASVNKGKRKRREIGEETTEVRTDSKDNSRRTSPRKRQQVSSGEKGRSDGALSPHTNRSSSKVGLKSERTTKKQKLGVGSSKRLASGGSSAPSCVVNGKANKRVDSGYQESLSTEDNNHKPVTHDSPDPDFHNFELATSSFAVNQVWSLYDPTDGMPRSYARITKVTEAEFKVCITWLDPLEDDSDNSVPIACGVFQDREPQEVDDRLIFSCQMLHVPGDSNTVIYPRAGEVWAVFRGWDSSWNGSSGIHKGIYEYDFVEVLCDFNDVDGVEVAYLGKVEGFVSLFRRNVKYGFLQLQIPPNEMLRFSHKVPSFKLTGREREGVPPGCFELDTAALPKDMFEVVKPKVEVHAKKHQKLNGNHSSSSKASEGTCLNHEMNSVKKSKKSVKAVDGLKLRQSPRVLSETNNQATSSPSQEKDEKKSANDDVSSGQPDVFCFSDETMTTPKKPAKVVTAADSSRIRRTHTSTGNSKKRGRNGESLSQSRGSGLLNGTEKSSVSETHGPSSCTTRLANAYNFENQRSKDKFQIGQIWAIYSNDDKGMMPRKYAQVKRIDTSPEFKLHVAPLELCRPPNLMTHPLCCGTFKLKTGTADVLVPSSFSHLIKAVKKGINRYEVYPGKGEIWALYKNWNTTDCAETEEEELEIVEVVETNEQSVQVVLLTAKVCNKLLYGRCVETVAGFVDIPKTEGKRFSHQVPAFRRERSGDYEWWELDSKALIGL; from the coding sequence ATGGACTGTAACAAGGAAGAGGCCTCCAGGGCAAAGGCCTTGGCAGAGAATATGATGCTGAGAGGTGACTTCCCCAAGGCTCAGAAGCTTGTGATGAAGGCTCAGAGGCTCTTCTCAGGTCTTGACAGCTTGCCCCAAATGTTAGCCGTGTGTGATGTACATTGCTCCGCCGACCAGAAAATCAACGGTCTTGAGAACTGGTACGGTATTCTTCAAGTTAAGCATTTTTCCGACGATGCTGCGATCAAGAAGCAGTACAGGAAGCTCGCCTTGCTTCTCCATCCTGACAAAAACAAGTTTGCTGGCGCTGAGGCTGCTTTCAAGCTGGTTGGGGAAGCTAACAGGTTGCTTGCTGACAAGGAGAAACGGAGTCAGTATGATATCAAGCGCAGGATCAATTCACAGGTTGCTAGCAGACAGTGGAATGCAAACTCTGGAGCTGCAAAGAGTGGTGGTGACAGTACAGTTAAGAAGGAAACGTTTTGGACGTGTTGTGATTGTGGCTATAAGTATAATTACTTGGGACAGTATGTGAACTCCAAAATGTATTGTTCCCGTTGTCAAAGGTCATTCATGGCCTACGACGTTGGGTTTAATGGAGTGCCGCCTAAACCCAGCACTAGTCAGAAAGAAGTTCAACATCAGGGACCTTGTGGCACTCCTGTGAGTAGAAACGTGGAGTCTACTTGTGTTCAACCAGGAAGTGTAGCAGCTGAAGTTGATAAGAAAGAATCTGCCAAAGAGAAATTCAACGAGAAGAGTGGAGGAGGTGAGAAAAATGCTGAAGTAAGAAAACCCAAAATGGAGGATGGATCGATGAAGAATGATAAACCCAAGGAAGGTGAGGAGAAGGTGGACAATGTAGCTGATCTACCCAAAGCTGATGGTTTGAAGCCACAACCTGAGGTTACAGAACCAGAAAAGGTTGCATCAAGATCTGTCCCTGATGAATCAGTTTCAAGGACTAGTCAGGCAGCCTCAGTGAACAAGGGCAaaagaaagaggagagagaTTGGTGAGGAGACGACTGAGGTTAGAACAGATTCAAAGGATAATAGTAGGAGGACATCTCCAAGGAAAAGGCAGCAGGTTTCTAGCGGAGAGAAGGGAAGAAGTGATGGTGCTTTAAGCCCTCACACCAACAGGTCAAGCTCAAAAGTTGGATTAAAATCTGAGCGAACTaccaaaaaacaaaagttaGGTGTTGGATCATCCAAACGTCTTGCTTCTGGTGGTTCTTCCGCCCCTTCATGTGTTGTTAATGGAAAGGCTAATAAAAGGGTGGATTCTGGATATCAAGAAAGCTTGTCAACGGAAGACAATAACCACAAGCCTGTTACGCATGATTCACCTGATCCAGACTTTCATAATTTTGAACTGGCAACAAGCTCTTTTGCTGTCAACCAGGTGTGGTCTCTGTATGATCCGACTGATGGTATGCCTAGGTCTTATGCTCGTATTACAAAAGTGACTGAAGCTGAGTTCAAGGTGTGTATTACGTGGCTTGACCCCTTAGAAGATGATAGTGATAACTCTGTTCCCATTGCTTGTGGAGTTTTCCAAGATAGGGAGCCACAGGAAGTAGACGACCGTTTGATATTCTCTTGTCAGATGCTTCATGTACCTGGTGACAGCAACACCGTTATTTATCCAAGAGCAGGAGAAGTTTGGGCAGTTTTCAGAGGCTGGGATAGCAGTTGGAATGGTAGCTCAGGTATTCATAAAGGAATTTATGAATATGACTTTGTTGAAGTTCTGTGTGATTTTAATGATGTGGATGGCGTTGAAGTGGCTTACTTGGGAAAAGTGGAAGGGTTTGTTTCCCTGTTTCGCCGAAATGTGAAGTATGGATTTCTCCAACTTCAGATTCCGCCAAACGAGATGCTAAGGTTTTCTCACAAAGTCCCCTCATTCAAATTGACTGGAAGGGAGAGAGAAGGTGTTCCTCCTGGGTGCTTCGAATTAGACACTGCTGCTTTACCAAAAGACATGTTCGAGGTTGTAAAGCCTAAAGTTGAAGTGCATGCaaagaaacatcaaaaactcaaTGGCAATCACAGTTCGTCCTCCAAAGCATCTGAAGGAACATGCTTGAATCATGAAATGAACTCAGTGAAGAAGTCCAAGAAGAGTGTCAAAGCAGTGGATGGCTTGAAACTGCGACAATCCCCTCGTGTTCTGAGTGAAACAAACAACCAAGCAACTTCAAGCCCAAGCCAAGAGAAAGATGAGAAGAAGAGTGCTAACGATGATGTGTCCAGCGGACAGCCAGATGTGTTTTGTTTCTCAGATGAGACGATGACTACACCGAAGAAACCTGCAAAGGTCGTCACTGCAGCTGATTCCTCAAGAATCAGGAGAACACACACATCCACAGGGAACTCAAAGAAGCGTGGGAGAAATGGTGAGTCATTGTCTCAGTCCAGAGGTAGTGGTTTGTTGAATGGTACTGAAAAATCCTCAGTTTCAGAGACTCATGGGCCATCCAGTTGCACAACCAGGCTAGCAAACGCTTATAACTTTGAGAACCAGAGATCCAAGGACAAGTTTCAGATTGGTCAGATATGGGCTATTTACAGCAATGATGACAAAGGGATGATGCCAAGAAAGTACGCTCAGGTTAAAAGAATCGACACAAGTCCTGAATTCAAGCTACACGTAGCACCTCTAGAGCTGTGTCGTCCTCCAAATCTCATGACACATCCTCTGTGCTGTGGCACTTTTAAGTTGAAAACAGGTACAGCAGATGTTCTTGTACCTAGCAGCTTCTCACATCTGATTAAAGCTGTGAAGAAAGGTATAAACAGATACGAAGTGTATCCAGGAAAGGGTGAGATATGGGCTTTGTACAAGAACTGGAACACTACAGATTGTGCCgagactgaagaagaagaacttgAGATTGTGGAAGTAGTTGAAACCAACGAGCAGAGCGTACAAGTGGTGCTATTGACTGCTAAAGTGTGTAACAAGCTTCTCTACGGAAGGTGTGTGGAGACAGTGGCTGGGTTTGTAGACATTCCAAAGACGGAAGGGAAAAGATTCTCGCATCAGGTTCCAGCGTTCAGACGTGAGAGAAGTGGAGACTACGAATGGTGGGAGCTTGACTCTAAAGCACTAATTGGTCTTTAA
- the LOC103837331 gene encoding probable protein S-acyltransferase 17, with protein MEVQWVLVCHGMVTLTVVVSFLCGHSPIFKGTPIGWIHYFLTFGAWDYLLRFVEFVFGSKGTDAVLSVEGFCCDRPNPLLQIIYLVILGSTYFITVKSSFVYIPGYYIGEVHKYMSFGAVMIGVLLFLLTSFCDPGTVNAKNVSQYVSAYPYDDIIYSEKECPTCKIPKPARSKHCSICNRCVARFDHHCGWMNNCIGEKNTKYFMAFLLWHFLLCLYGAVAIGFILAGRVKELRIVHILTTYYGIKNSFRSLAPRVLQWLVGTYNTQILLLVFFALISLLLAGFFAYHLNLCLTNTTTNEKFKWREYTSLQKKISEAKASAAALKAGMSNTELERPAMSKWRGLWRRSEAKAESIVAKRNMYDKGNFRNISEIVFPLSSRQAFLKPYHKSE; from the exons ATGGAGGTACAATGGGTTTTGGTGTGTCACGGGATGGTGACGTTAACGGTGGTTGTCTCCTTCCTCTGTGGCCATTCGCCTATTTTCAAAGGCACTCCCATTGGATGGATTCACTACTTCCTCACTTTCGGCGCTTGGGATTACTTACT GAGGTTTGTTGAGTTTGTGTTCGGTTCCAAGGGTACGGACGCGGTTCTGTCGGTTGAGGGTTTCTGCTGTGACCGGCCTAATCCTTTACTGCAA ATCATATACCTCGTGATTCTTGGATCAACATACTTTATAACTGTGAAATCTTCCTTTGTCTATATACCTGGATACTACATCGGCGAAGTTCACAA GTATATGAGCTTTGGGGCTGTTATGATTGGCGTCTTGCTTTTCCTGTTGACAAGCTTTTGTGATCCAGGGACTGTGAACGCTAAGAATGTTTCGCAGTACGTTTCTGCTTACCCTTACGATGATATCATTTACTCGGAGAAAGAATGTCCAACGTGTAAAATTCCAAA ACCAGCTAGATCCAAGCACTGCAGCATCTGCAACCGTTGTGTGGCGCGGTTTGATCATCATTGTGGGTGGATG AATAACTGTATCGGCGAAAAGAATACCAAATATTTCATGGCCTTTCTCTTATG GCACTTCCTTCTTTGTCTCTACGGTGCTGTAGCCATTGGGTTTATTCTTGCTGGGCGAGTAAAAGAACTTCGCATTGTACATATTTTAACCA CCTATTACGGGATAAAGAACTCTTTCCGCAGCTTAGCTCCACGTGTTTTACAG TGGCTAGTTGGTACATACAACACCCAAATACTTTTATTGGTGTTTTTCGCCCTTATTTCTCTTCTCCTTGCTGGCTTTTTCGCCTATCACCTCAATCTTTGCTTAACCAACACAACAACTAATGAG AAATTCAAATGGAGAGAGTACACAAGTTTGCAGAAGAAGATAAGCGAAGCAAAGGCAAGTGCTGCTGCTCTCAAGGCAGGCATGAGCAACACCGAGCTGGAACGTCCAGCAATGAGCAAATGGAGGGGACTTTGGAGAAGATCTGAGGCCAAAGCTGAGTCCATCGTTGCCAAGCGGAATATGTATGATAAAGGAAACTTCCGGAACATCTCAGAGATTGTTTTCCCATTATCTTCAAGACAAGCTTTCCTGAAACCATATCATAAATCTGAATAG
- the LOC103837330 gene encoding uncharacterized protein LOC103837330 isoform X3, with protein sequence MVMLFHSVGLAQCSHPQKYIVFPRGCYRCIVVGSSETALSRRRQALEQVDSELSSGNERAALSLVKDLQGKAGGLRCFGAARQVPQRLYTLDELKLNGINAASLLSPTDATLGSIERNLQIAGVSGGVVAWRALDLSSQQLFYISLGLLFLWTLDLVSFNGGIGSLVLDTIGHTFSQRYHNRVVQHEAGHFLVAYLVGILPRGYTLSSLEALQKEGSLNIQAGSAFVDFEFLEEMLNRFSCIALAGVANEYLLYGYAEGGLDDISKLDGLVKSLGFTQKKADSQVRWSVLNTILLLRRHEVARSKLAEAMSKGESVGSCVQVIEDSIDPSDI encoded by the exons ATGGTTATGTTGTTTCATAGTGTGGGACTAGCTCAATGTTCACACCCGCAAAAGTATATAGTCTTCCCTAGGGGTTGTTACAGATGCATAGTTGTTGGTTCATCTGAAACAGCGTtgtcaagaagaagacaagCGTTGGAGCAAGTGGATTCAGAGTTGTCTAGTGGAAACGAGAGAGCTGCTTTGTCACTTGTCAAAGATCTCCAAGGAAAAGCTGGTGGGCTTCGTTGTTTTGGAGCAGCAAGGCAG GTGCCTCAGAGACTCTACACATTGGATGAGCTGAAACTGAATGGCATCAACGCAGCTTCACTACTCTCCCCAACAGATGCAACACTTGGTTCCATTGAAAGAAACCTTCAGATAGCTGGTGTCTCAGGAGGGGTAGTTGCATGGAGAGCCTTAGACTTGAGCTCTCAACAGCTGTTCTACATCTCTCTTGGTCTTTTGTTCCTGTGGACTTTGGATTTG GTCTCGTTTAATGGTGGAATTGGGAGTCTGGTTCTTGATACAATTGGTCATACGTTCAGCCAAAGATACCATAACAGAGTTGTTCAA CATGAAGCAGGTCATTTCTTGGTGGCCTACTTAGTCGGTATCCTCCCACGCGGATACACGCTCTCAAGTCTTGAAGCATTACAGAAAGAAGGTTCTCTCAACATTCAAGCTGGCTCAGCCTTTGTAGACTTTGAGTTCCTTGAAGAA ATGCTGAACAGATTCTCATGCATTGCACTTGCCGGTGTAGCAAATGAGTATCTCCTCTATGGTTATGCTGAAGGTGGTCTTGATGACATTAGCAAG CTAGATGGTTTGGTGAAGAGTTTGGGGTTCACACAGAAGAAAGCAGACTCACAAGTGAGGTGGTCAGTACTCAACACTATACTGCTTCTACGTCGCCATGAGGTGGCTCGATCCAAGCTTGCTGAGGCTATGTCCAAGGGAGAATCTGTTGGCTCTTGTGTCCAAGTCATCGAAGATTCTATTGACCCTTCTGATATCTAG
- the LOC103837330 gene encoding uncharacterized protein LOC103837330 isoform X2, translating to MVMLFHSVGLAQCSHPQKYIVFPRGCYRCIVVGSSETALSRRRQALEQVDSELSSGNERAALSLVKDLQGKAGGLRCFGAARQVPQRLYTLDELKLNGINAASLLSPTDATLGSIERNLQIAGVSGGVVAWRALDLSSQQLFYISLGLLFLWTLDLVSFNGGIGSLVLDTIGHTFSQRYHNRVVQHEAGHFLVAYLVGILPRGYTLSSLEALQKEGSLNIQAGSAFVDFEFLEEVNAGKVSATMLNRFSCIALAGVANEYLLYGYAEGGLDDISKLDGLVKSLGFTQKKADSQVRWSVLNTILLLRRHEVARSKLAEAMSKGESVGSCVQVIEDSIDPSDI from the exons ATGGTTATGTTGTTTCATAGTGTGGGACTAGCTCAATGTTCACACCCGCAAAAGTATATAGTCTTCCCTAGGGGTTGTTACAGATGCATAGTTGTTGGTTCATCTGAAACAGCGTtgtcaagaagaagacaagCGTTGGAGCAAGTGGATTCAGAGTTGTCTAGTGGAAACGAGAGAGCTGCTTTGTCACTTGTCAAAGATCTCCAAGGAAAAGCTGGTGGGCTTCGTTGTTTTGGAGCAGCAAGGCAG GTGCCTCAGAGACTCTACACATTGGATGAGCTGAAACTGAATGGCATCAACGCAGCTTCACTACTCTCCCCAACAGATGCAACACTTGGTTCCATTGAAAGAAACCTTCAGATAGCTGGTGTCTCAGGAGGGGTAGTTGCATGGAGAGCCTTAGACTTGAGCTCTCAACAGCTGTTCTACATCTCTCTTGGTCTTTTGTTCCTGTGGACTTTGGATTTG GTCTCGTTTAATGGTGGAATTGGGAGTCTGGTTCTTGATACAATTGGTCATACGTTCAGCCAAAGATACCATAACAGAGTTGTTCAA CATGAAGCAGGTCATTTCTTGGTGGCCTACTTAGTCGGTATCCTCCCACGCGGATACACGCTCTCAAGTCTTGAAGCATTACAGAAAGAAGGTTCTCTCAACATTCAAGCTGGCTCAGCCTTTGTAGACTTTGAGTTCCTTGAAGAA GTTAATGCTGGCAAAGTCTCAGCCaca ATGCTGAACAGATTCTCATGCATTGCACTTGCCGGTGTAGCAAATGAGTATCTCCTCTATGGTTATGCTGAAGGTGGTCTTGATGACATTAGCAAG CTAGATGGTTTGGTGAAGAGTTTGGGGTTCACACAGAAGAAAGCAGACTCACAAGTGAGGTGGTCAGTACTCAACACTATACTGCTTCTACGTCGCCATGAGGTGGCTCGATCCAAGCTTGCTGAGGCTATGTCCAAGGGAGAATCTGTTGGCTCTTGTGTCCAAGTCATCGAAGATTCTATTGACCCTTCTGATATCTAG
- the LOC103837330 gene encoding uncharacterized protein LOC103837330 isoform X1 produces the protein MVMLFHSVGLAQCSHPQKYIVFPRGCYRCIVVGSSETALSRRRQALEQVDSELSSGNERAALSLVKDLQGKAGGLRCFGAARQVPQRLYTLDELKLNGINAASLLSPTDATLGSIERNLQIAGVSGGVVAWRALDLSSQQLFYISLGLLFLWTLDLVSFNGGIGSLVLDTIGHTFSQRYHNRVVQHEAGHFLVAYLVGILPRGYTLSSLEALQKEGSLNIQAGSAFVDFEFLEEVNAGKVSATVCFFFFCLVMHFSELHSALTKRVCNQMLNRFSCIALAGVANEYLLYGYAEGGLDDISKLDGLVKSLGFTQKKADSQVRWSVLNTILLLRRHEVARSKLAEAMSKGESVGSCVQVIEDSIDPSDI, from the exons ATGGTTATGTTGTTTCATAGTGTGGGACTAGCTCAATGTTCACACCCGCAAAAGTATATAGTCTTCCCTAGGGGTTGTTACAGATGCATAGTTGTTGGTTCATCTGAAACAGCGTtgtcaagaagaagacaagCGTTGGAGCAAGTGGATTCAGAGTTGTCTAGTGGAAACGAGAGAGCTGCTTTGTCACTTGTCAAAGATCTCCAAGGAAAAGCTGGTGGGCTTCGTTGTTTTGGAGCAGCAAGGCAG GTGCCTCAGAGACTCTACACATTGGATGAGCTGAAACTGAATGGCATCAACGCAGCTTCACTACTCTCCCCAACAGATGCAACACTTGGTTCCATTGAAAGAAACCTTCAGATAGCTGGTGTCTCAGGAGGGGTAGTTGCATGGAGAGCCTTAGACTTGAGCTCTCAACAGCTGTTCTACATCTCTCTTGGTCTTTTGTTCCTGTGGACTTTGGATTTG GTCTCGTTTAATGGTGGAATTGGGAGTCTGGTTCTTGATACAATTGGTCATACGTTCAGCCAAAGATACCATAACAGAGTTGTTCAA CATGAAGCAGGTCATTTCTTGGTGGCCTACTTAGTCGGTATCCTCCCACGCGGATACACGCTCTCAAGTCTTGAAGCATTACAGAAAGAAGGTTCTCTCAACATTCAAGCTGGCTCAGCCTTTGTAGACTTTGAGTTCCTTGAAGAA GTTAATGCTGGCAAAGTCTCAGCCacagtatgtttttttttcttttgcttagtTATGCACTTTTCTGAACTCCACAGCGCTCTAACAAAACGAGTTTGTAACCAGATGCTGAACAGATTCTCATGCATTGCACTTGCCGGTGTAGCAAATGAGTATCTCCTCTATGGTTATGCTGAAGGTGGTCTTGATGACATTAGCAAG CTAGATGGTTTGGTGAAGAGTTTGGGGTTCACACAGAAGAAAGCAGACTCACAAGTGAGGTGGTCAGTACTCAACACTATACTGCTTCTACGTCGCCATGAGGTGGCTCGATCCAAGCTTGCTGAGGCTATGTCCAAGGGAGAATCTGTTGGCTCTTGTGTCCAAGTCATCGAAGATTCTATTGACCCTTCTGATATCTAG
- the LOC103837332 gene encoding glutathione synthetase, chloroplastic isoform X1 — MVGGCSSLSYSSSSTFIATTTTLSSSLKLNPQSFIFHLNLRKPPPLRCLSSLTMESPKPILDFEKFDDGFVQKLVYDALVWSSLHGLVVGDKTHQRSGTVPGVGMMHAPIALLPTPFPESYWNQACEVAPIFNELVDRISLDGKFIQDSLSRTRKADVFTSRLLEIHSKMLESNKREEIRLGLHRSDYMLDEETKSLLQIEMNTISCSFPGFGRLVTELHQSLLRSHGDHLGLDSKRVPRNGSTSQFADAMAKAWLEYNNPRAVVMVVVQPDERNMYDQHWLSSVLREKHNIVTIRKSLAEVETEGRVHEDGTLTVAGQAVSVVYYRSGYTPRDYPSESEWNARLLIEQSSAVKCPSIAYHLAGTKKIQQELAKPGVLERFMDNKDDIAKLRKCFAGLWSLDDPEIIKKAIEKPELFVMKPQREGGGNNIYGDDVRENLLRLQREGEEENAAYILMQRIFPKVSNVFLLRDGVYHKDQAISELGVYGAYLSKWKLCRNKERVIINEHSGYLMRTKVSSSDEGGVAAGYAVLDSIYLN; from the exons ATGGTCGGTGGCTGCTCTTCCCTGTCTTATTCCTCCTCTTCCACTTTCATTGCCACTACTACTACTTTGTCTTCTTCCCTTAAACTCAATCCACAAAGCTTCATTTTCCATTTAAATCTGAGAAAGCCTCCACCTTTAAGGTGTCTGAGCTCACTAACGATGGAATCGCCGAAACCCATTCTCGATTTCGAAAAGTTCGACGATGGGTTTGTTCAGAAACTGGTCTACGATGCTCTCGTTTGGTCTTCCCTTCACGGCCTTGTTGTCGGTGACAAAACTCATCAG AGATCAGGAACAGTTCCAGGGGTTGGGATGATGCACGCCCCCATTGCATTGCTACCGACTCCATTCCCTGAAAGTTACTGGAACCAAGCTTGCGAAGTTGCTCCCATCTTCAACGAGTTGGTTGATCGTATCAGCTTGGATGGCAAGTTCATACAAGATAGTCTCTCCAG AACGAGAAAAGCTGATGTCTTTACATCTAGACTTCTTGAGATACACTCCAAGATGCTAGAGAGCAACAAGAGAGAGGAGATTCGTTTGGGTTTACACCGGTCTGATTATATGCTTGACGAGGAAACTAAGTCACTTCTTCAGATAGAGATGAACACTATCTCGTGTTCCTTTCCAGGCTTTGGTCGTCTTGTTACCGAGCTACACCA GTCATTGCTTAGATCTCATGGGGATCATCTTGGGCTAGACTCTAAACGTGTACCTAGAAATGGATCCACGAGTCAGTTCGCTGACGCAATGGCTAAAGCTTGGTTGGAGTACAATAACCCAAG AGCTGTAGTTATGGTCGTTGTGCAGCCGGATGAACGCAACATGTACGATCAACATTGGCTAAGCAGTGTCTTAAGAGAAAA GCATAATATAGTAACCATCAGGAAGAGTTTAGCAGAAGTTGAAACCGAAGGACGTGTACATGAGGATGGAACCCTTACTGT TGCCGGCCAAGCTGTCTCTGTGGTTTACTATAGATCAGGCTATACTCCCAGAGATTATCCGTCTGAATCA GAGTGGAATGCTAGGTTGCTTATAGAGCAGTCCTCAGCTGTTAAATGTCCTTCTATAGCTTATCACTTAGCTGGCACCAAGAAAATCCAGCAAGAACTCGCAAAACCAGGTGTTCTCGAGAGGTTTATGGACAACAAAGATGACATTGCTAAGCTGAGGAAATGCTTTGCTGGGCTTTGGAGCTTGGACGATCCAGAAATCATCAAGAAAGCTATTGAGAAACCTGAGTTGTTTGTTATGAAGCCTCAGAGAGAAGGGGGAGGTAACAACATATATGGGGATGATGTGAGGGAGAATCTTCTGAGGTTGCAGAGAGAAGGAGAGGAAGAAAACGCTGCGTATATCTTAATGCAGAGGATATTCCCAAAAGTGTCAAACGTGTTCTTGCTGCGAGACGGTGTTTACCATAAAGATCAAGCTATATCAGAACTTGGAGTCTATGGGGCTTACCTCAG CAAATGGAAACTGTGTAGGAACAAGGAGAGAGTTATAATAAACGAGCACAGTGGTTATCTGATGCGCACAAAGGTGTCGTCATCAGATGAAGGTGGTGTTGCTGCTGGTTACGCCGTCTTGGACAGCATTTATTTGAATTGA
- the LOC103837332 gene encoding glutathione synthetase, chloroplastic isoform X2 gives MVGGCSSLSYSSSSTFIATTTTLSSSLKLNPQSFIFHLNLRKPPPLRCLSSLTMESPKPILDFEKFDDGFVQKLVYDALVWSSLHGLVVGDKTHQRSGTVPGVGMMHAPIALLPTPFPESYWNQACEVAPIFNELVDRISLDGKFIQDSLSRTRKADVFTSRLLEIHSKMLESNKREEIRLGLHRSDYMLDEETKSLLQIEMNTISCSFPGFGRLVTELHQSLLRSHGDHLGLDSKRVPRNGSTSQFADAMAKAWLEYNNPRAVVMVVVQPDERNMYDQHWLSSVLREKHNIVTIRKSLAEVETEGRVHEDGTLTVAGQAVSVVYYRSGYTPRDYPSESEWNARLLIEQSSAVKCPSIAYHLAGTKKIQQELAKPGVLERFMDNKDDIAKLRKCFAGLWSLDDPEIIKKAIEKPELFVMKPQREGGGNNIYGDDVRENLLRLQREGEEENAAYILMQRIFPKVSNVFLLRDGVYHKDQAISELGVYGAYLRNKERVIINEHSGYLMRTKVSSSDEGGVAAGYAVLDSIYLN, from the exons ATGGTCGGTGGCTGCTCTTCCCTGTCTTATTCCTCCTCTTCCACTTTCATTGCCACTACTACTACTTTGTCTTCTTCCCTTAAACTCAATCCACAAAGCTTCATTTTCCATTTAAATCTGAGAAAGCCTCCACCTTTAAGGTGTCTGAGCTCACTAACGATGGAATCGCCGAAACCCATTCTCGATTTCGAAAAGTTCGACGATGGGTTTGTTCAGAAACTGGTCTACGATGCTCTCGTTTGGTCTTCCCTTCACGGCCTTGTTGTCGGTGACAAAACTCATCAG AGATCAGGAACAGTTCCAGGGGTTGGGATGATGCACGCCCCCATTGCATTGCTACCGACTCCATTCCCTGAAAGTTACTGGAACCAAGCTTGCGAAGTTGCTCCCATCTTCAACGAGTTGGTTGATCGTATCAGCTTGGATGGCAAGTTCATACAAGATAGTCTCTCCAG AACGAGAAAAGCTGATGTCTTTACATCTAGACTTCTTGAGATACACTCCAAGATGCTAGAGAGCAACAAGAGAGAGGAGATTCGTTTGGGTTTACACCGGTCTGATTATATGCTTGACGAGGAAACTAAGTCACTTCTTCAGATAGAGATGAACACTATCTCGTGTTCCTTTCCAGGCTTTGGTCGTCTTGTTACCGAGCTACACCA GTCATTGCTTAGATCTCATGGGGATCATCTTGGGCTAGACTCTAAACGTGTACCTAGAAATGGATCCACGAGTCAGTTCGCTGACGCAATGGCTAAAGCTTGGTTGGAGTACAATAACCCAAG AGCTGTAGTTATGGTCGTTGTGCAGCCGGATGAACGCAACATGTACGATCAACATTGGCTAAGCAGTGTCTTAAGAGAAAA GCATAATATAGTAACCATCAGGAAGAGTTTAGCAGAAGTTGAAACCGAAGGACGTGTACATGAGGATGGAACCCTTACTGT TGCCGGCCAAGCTGTCTCTGTGGTTTACTATAGATCAGGCTATACTCCCAGAGATTATCCGTCTGAATCA GAGTGGAATGCTAGGTTGCTTATAGAGCAGTCCTCAGCTGTTAAATGTCCTTCTATAGCTTATCACTTAGCTGGCACCAAGAAAATCCAGCAAGAACTCGCAAAACCAGGTGTTCTCGAGAGGTTTATGGACAACAAAGATGACATTGCTAAGCTGAGGAAATGCTTTGCTGGGCTTTGGAGCTTGGACGATCCAGAAATCATCAAGAAAGCTATTGAGAAACCTGAGTTGTTTGTTATGAAGCCTCAGAGAGAAGGGGGAGGTAACAACATATATGGGGATGATGTGAGGGAGAATCTTCTGAGGTTGCAGAGAGAAGGAGAGGAAGAAAACGCTGCGTATATCTTAATGCAGAGGATATTCCCAAAAGTGTCAAACGTGTTCTTGCTGCGAGACGGTGTTTACCATAAAGATCAAGCTATATCAGAACTTGGAGTCTATGGGGCTTACCTCAG GAACAAGGAGAGAGTTATAATAAACGAGCACAGTGGTTATCTGATGCGCACAAAGGTGTCGTCATCAGATGAAGGTGGTGTTGCTGCTGGTTACGCCGTCTTGGACAGCATTTATTTGAATTGA